A window of Candidatus Micrarchaeia archaeon genomic DNA:
TGGCCGCAATCATCCAACATAATTTTATCCGTGGCGCTTCTATTCTGGAAAAACACAGCAGCTTCTGTTTCGAAAACCGCAATCTTGGTGTCCATCTCGTAAGCGTCGCTCAGCGCGCCGCTCGCCTCAAATCTACCATACAACCGCCGCAACTCCACAAATCCATCTTCAATACTGGAATCAACCCCACCTCCCTGCAAGTATGCAGCATGCAGTTTGTTGATTTTTACAGATGCATTTTTCTTGTAAAGTTTCAGGTCGTTGGGAAGCCAGCCGGCATCATATTTCCTGAGCGCGTTTACCTGCCCGGCCAAATCCATCCCATCTAAACTCGAATTCAAATCTTGAAGGTGCGCACGCCTTAAAATCAGCCCCTCTTTGAAATCAGTGCCTGGCCGTCCGTCAAGCACGGCATCTATTTCCATAAGTTCGCTCCTGAGATCTGAAGCGTACTTTTCCCGTTCTTTCTGGAGTTTGGACCTTTCGTTTTCCTCCAAACCAATCTGCTCGTACGCCTGCCTGATTTTTACCGCTGCCCCGGCAAAATCACCATTTTCGAACAGTGCCTCAGCGTCGTGCACCAATCTGCTGGTTTCCAGGCTCAGATTCAATTTTTTCAAATATTCCAGCTCCTGCTTCAAATACTCGCTGCTGTTGTCAACATAATAGCTGATTTCGTATCTCGTTTCCTTGTTTTTCTTCAAACCATAAATCGTTATCAAAACCTGGCCTCCTTGCTCAACATATGAAATTTTTTCGCCCGTGAGAGTTATCACATTCAGCTCCTTGACCAAGCCTCCGCTAGGAATGCTCGTCGTGAGTGTTAGCCATTCCATATCTAACCCCGGCCTTACGTACGCGCTGTATTTCTGGTAAACCCTCTTCCCAATCAGGCTGCTCGCGTTCTGGTACGTGCCTTGTTCATATGCATCCAAAACTAGGTACCTGGCATTCAACATGTGCCTGCCTTCGCTCAAAATGGCCTGCGCAAAACCACCCTTAAGGCCCACCTCCACACCATCCACATCTAATGTTTCCCAATTGATTGGAACGTAAAAAGCGCTCACTGAGCCAAGGCATTCCACATCCCGTTGCTCCTCAACATCCGCGCTCCCGTCTGCATTCCCGCTCGCTGTCTTCTCGGCGCCCACAGTTCTCATGAGCGTAGCGTTCCTACCTAAACGGTACGTCTGCGTCTCAGAGGCCCCTATCTGGCGCAGATACATGGTCATCCTGCCGTCCGCATACGTGATTCCTCTGATATTGCTTCCCCCTGATTCAATATCTTCCTGTGAGAACTCCAGCGGCGTGCTGAATGACACCTGGACATCTTCGCCCGGATACTCAACGTTGTTGACTACGATTATGTCCAATTCGTTCCTGGTCGGCAAATCTAATATGGCCCATTCGGAAAAGAGCGCGCTTCTTACGCTCAGATATCTGCCTATCTGTAGCTCGATGCTCTCTTCAGCGTTGTGTGTCGCATATTCATACTTCTGTCGCAGCATAGCCAGCGACCCCACTGCGTCCGGATACACCATTCTGCCTCCGGAAACTATACCGTGTTCCGCGTTTTCAACCATCGTGTCCAAATCATCACAATCACTCCCACATAACTCTACTAGACGCATCGCCTCTGCCCTGGAGTCTTCGAGGTCTGCATATTCCTGCATCGCCTCTTCTACAGCCTGCGTAGCTATGGCTTCACACTCGGCTATCTGCTCGCTCGCATTGTTGCTCCTGCTCACTACAGCCAGCCACTCCTCTTCGTAGCTTACATCAATCCCGTCTTTTTTCGCGTTTTCCAGGATGCTTTTTGCTTTCCTGCATGCGCTTACTGCCGACCAGTTCGTGTCCGGCTCTGCACTGGCATCAACGGCCCTGGCTTCCTCTGCATATGAAATAGATGCGGCATAATACTCGAATTTCAATCCTGGTTTTTTCTCAGCCTTGCCTTTCTCCAGCATCTCTTTTGCTTTGGTGTAGAGTGCTGTTGCCCTCGCCGGCCAGGCAGCAGTCCCGAACTTGCGCTCTACGTCGATGATTTTAGCGCTGGCTTCGGCTTCGTACTGTTGCACCAACCTATCCGCGTCTTGCTCGGCTTGTTTGAACCCAACATCGGCTTGGGCAGAAAACGCTATGGCGCTATGTGCATGGGTCATGGCCGTAGCAAGGTAGCCCTCATTTCCATACGCATACGTGCTGCGCGCCAGATCCAATTCATGCCTCGCCTCTTCAAGATTGCTATTCGCCTTCGCGACTTGGTCAGAAACAGAAGCGTCGTTTCCCCCTCCAATACCGCTCAATTCCAGGCCGCCATGTATCCTCCACGATTCACCTAAGGCCGCCTGAGCTGATTCTTGTTCCGCTCTTTTCACCTGCGCCTCCGCATCCAGCCCAAGCGCCTTATATGTAGCCAGGGAACCGGAAATGTGGCCCGCTATCGTCCTGTTCAGTGCAAGCGCCCGTGCAATCTCACCCTCTTCCTCATCCCCCAAAACCTGCAGCGCTTCGCCAGCTTTCAGCATGGGGATTTCTTGTCTGACGCCATCAACGCCTTCCCAAACGACGCCCTTCAACCTGGTGAACGCCACATAGTTCTTGGATGTGCTATTGGTTCTGGCCGCATAAATGAAATTGGAGGCATTTTCACACGCATCGCTACCCGCGCTCTCAGCGCCGCATATTCCCATATACTCAGCATCCGCCAAACTCATCTCCGCGTCCCGCAACGCCGTATTGAACCTGGACGCCCTGGTTTCAAGTTCGTTTGCCGCGCCATCCATGGTCCCCTTCCATGCGGTTGAATATTCCTTGGAGAAAATCCTTAGTGCGATTGCACGCCTGACCTCGTCCCCGTACGGAACGTCGCAGGTCACTGTGCTTCCGAGAACAAGGCACGTGCAGTTCATTATGCCTCGGGCCGAGCACAGGGCCCCCACGTCAACAAAATACGGCAGTACGCCGCTCTCGCTGAAAGCATCTATCTGCTCCTTGGCCCATTTTGCTTTCGTGTAATTGGCCTTTGCAGAGCTCAGATTTCCGGCGGCCCATTTGTTCGCACCCGCCTTTTCCAACTCAAGCTGTTCTAAGCTGTATTGCAGCAAATCCGAGTTCCAACCTGGATCTAATGGCGGCACAAAAGTGTAGTCCACCACATTCGAATCGCCTGGCCAGCCATATACGTTCCATGGCCTGTCGTATTTTTCCGGAAGGAACTCTGAAGAAAACGAAAGAAAAGCGAGCGCAATCAGCCCAAAAACCACTCGTTTGAGCATATTTTTATATCTTGAGCAACAAATATAACATTATCGTTCTCCATGCTTTTACGTCATATGCCCTGCTTTGTAACTATAGTTACAATTCCCTCATTTATTCCGTACGTACCTCACTTTTCTATCCTCAACTATGAATTTCCCCCCTGCAGTCATCTGCGCGACCTTCTTCACTCCCTCATGCTCCAGCATCCTGAGCATCTGCGCGACTTCATCCCCGGTTTTGCAATCTGAAATATCAACAGCTTTCTGGTAAATTACCGGTCCTGCGTCCAGGCCAGCATCAACAAAATGAATCGTGATTCCGCTCACCTTGCACCCATAGTCAAACGCCTGGTGTTGTGCATCCACACCTGGAAAAGCCGGAAGCAGGGACGGATGCAAATTTATCATCCTGTTTTTGTATTTCTCGAACAATTCCGGAGCCTTCACCAGCCGCATATATCCAAGCAGATAGAGGTAATCCACCTTATACAAATCCGCTATGCGCATTACCTCCCTGTCCATATCCTCGCGCGTTTTGAATTTTCCTTTCTCCACAATATGAAATGGGATTCCAGCCTTTTTCGCCCGCTCCAAAGCGTACGCATCTTGTTTG
This region includes:
- the purN gene encoding phosphoribosylglycinamide formyltransferase, whose amino-acid sequence is MVSFVVLASGNGTNFQALIDGIGNGEVKGAEIRALITDKQDAYALERAKKAGIPFHIVEKGKFKTREDMDREVMRIADLYKVDYLYLLGYMRLVKAPELFEKYKNRMINLHPSLLPAFPGVDAQHQAFDYGCKVSGITIHFVDAGLDAGPVIYQKAVDISDCKTGDEVAQMLRMLEHEGVKKVAQMTAGGKFIVEDRKVRYVRNK